A single window of Pseudoduganella plicata DNA harbors:
- the plsY gene encoding glycerol-3-phosphate 1-O-acyltransferase PlsY, which yields MNTVLLTIAAYLIGSISFAVVVSKIYGLDDPRTYGSGNPGATNVLRSGSKKAAIWTLVGDAFKGWLAVWLTIHFADRLGADDTTIALVALAVFLGHLWPVFFRFAGGKGVATAAGVLLALNVWLGLATLVTWAVVAYAFRYSSLAALIASLFAPFYYGLLFGVEPQFFAVVVMCGLLIWRHAKNIGNLLAGKESRIGSKSRPAAAKKK from the coding sequence ATGAATACTGTTCTGTTGACGATTGCCGCCTATCTGATCGGCTCGATCTCGTTCGCTGTCGTGGTCAGCAAGATCTATGGCCTGGACGATCCGCGCACCTACGGCTCCGGCAACCCTGGCGCCACCAATGTGCTGCGCAGCGGCAGCAAGAAGGCCGCCATCTGGACGCTCGTCGGCGACGCCTTCAAGGGCTGGCTGGCCGTGTGGCTGACGATCCACTTCGCCGACCGGCTGGGCGCGGACGACACCACTATCGCGCTGGTCGCGCTGGCCGTCTTCCTTGGCCACCTGTGGCCCGTGTTCTTCCGCTTCGCCGGCGGCAAGGGCGTGGCGACGGCGGCGGGCGTGCTGCTGGCGCTGAACGTCTGGCTAGGCCTCGCGACGCTCGTCACGTGGGCCGTGGTCGCGTATGCGTTCCGCTACTCGTCGCTGGCCGCGCTGATCGCGTCGCTGTTCGCACCGTTCTATTATGGTCTACTGTTCGGTGTGGAGCCGCAGTTCTTCGCCGTGGTCGTCATGTGTGGCCTGCTGATCTGGCGCCACGCGAAGAACATCGGCAATCTGTTGGCGGGCAAGGAAAGCCGCATCGGCAGCAAGTCCAGGCCGGCCGCCGCCAAGAAAAAATAA
- the ybaK gene encoding Cys-tRNA(Pro) deacylase: MAKKEHISETPATALLRKQKVAFSEHPYEYEEHGGTSVSSQALGVDEHHVVKTLVMQDEASRPLIVLMHGDCKVSTKNLARNIGCKSVEPCKPEVAQRHSGYMIGGTSPFGTKKAMPVYVEESILALETIYINGGRRGFLVGIAPRVLVDVLGAQPVHCALAD, translated from the coding sequence ATGGCAAAGAAAGAGCACATTTCAGAAACGCCGGCGACTGCACTGCTGCGCAAGCAGAAGGTGGCATTTTCCGAGCATCCTTATGAGTACGAGGAGCATGGCGGCACCTCCGTCTCGTCGCAGGCACTGGGCGTCGACGAGCACCACGTCGTCAAGACGCTGGTGATGCAGGACGAAGCCTCCCGACCATTGATTGTGCTGATGCACGGCGATTGCAAGGTCTCGACGAAGAACCTGGCGCGAAATATCGGCTGCAAGTCGGTCGAGCCGTGCAAGCCGGAGGTGGCGCAGCGCCATTCGGGCTACATGATCGGCGGGACGTCGCCGTTCGGCACGAAAAAAGCGATGCCGGTCTACGTGGAGGAGTCGATCCTCGCGCTGGAAACGATTTATATCAATGGCGGGCGGCGCGGCTTCCTGGTCGGCATCGCGCCGCGCGTGCTGGTCGACGTTCTGGGGGCGCAACCGGTCCACTGCGCGCTGGCCGATTGA
- a CDS encoding GGDEF domain-containing protein, producing the protein MAAAEQIFPTFPQPADEQARLAALHRSGAPDHASGPDFAFLTALAARLCGMPYAHLTLVDGDRAWIRASVGLDLDSLPRSQSYCAWAVLGDTLTEVPDTTQDARMASLALTVGAPQVRRYAGAPLWTLDGHPIGTLCVMDSHPGTLTPEQRDLLAGLAHQAMALIEARAAERALRQSEQRLEQLATTDELTGLHNRRSLLHRLKFEVARARRFRAPLAAVMLDLDHFRRINDEHGHATGDRVLAAVGKLVRENVRMIDVAGRYGGEELCLLLPNTPLIGARKMAETLRSRIEAQVHMDGARRVPVTASFGVGAIDHMAIDDADTLLRAAEAALYAAKANGRNRID; encoded by the coding sequence ATGGCGGCAGCAGAACAGATTTTCCCCACCTTTCCCCAGCCGGCGGACGAGCAGGCCAGGCTCGCCGCTCTGCACCGCAGCGGTGCGCCGGACCATGCGTCCGGCCCCGACTTCGCGTTCCTGACAGCGCTGGCGGCCCGGCTGTGCGGCATGCCATACGCGCACCTGACGCTGGTCGACGGCGACCGCGCCTGGATTCGCGCAAGCGTCGGGCTGGACTTGGACTCGCTGCCGCGCAGCCAGTCGTATTGCGCCTGGGCCGTGCTGGGCGACACGCTGACGGAAGTCCCGGATACGACGCAGGACGCGCGCATGGCCAGCCTGGCGCTGACGGTGGGCGCGCCGCAGGTGCGCCGCTACGCCGGCGCGCCGCTGTGGACGTTGGACGGCCACCCCATCGGCACGCTGTGCGTGATGGACAGCCATCCCGGCACCTTGACGCCGGAACAGCGCGACCTGCTGGCGGGCCTGGCGCACCAGGCGATGGCGCTGATCGAGGCGCGTGCGGCCGAGCGGGCGCTGCGTCAGTCCGAACAGCGGCTGGAACAGCTGGCCACGACGGACGAACTGACCGGCCTGCACAACCGCCGCTCGCTGCTGCACCGGCTGAAATTCGAGGTGGCGCGGGCCCGGCGTTTCCGCGCCCCGCTGGCCGCCGTCATGCTCGACCTCGACCACTTCCGCCGCATCAACGACGAGCATGGCCACGCAACGGGCGACCGGGTGCTGGCCGCCGTCGGCAAACTGGTGCGCGAAAACGTGCGGATGATCGACGTGGCGGGGCGCTACGGCGGCGAGGAACTGTGCCTGCTGCTGCCGAACACCCCGCTGATCGGCGCCCGCAAGATGGCCGAAACGCTGCGCAGCCGCATCGAAGCCCAGGTCCACATGGACGGTGCCCGGCGCGTGCCCGTCACCGCCAGCTTCGGCGTCGGCGCCATCGACCACATGGCCATCGACGACGCCGACACACTGCTGCGCGCCGCCGAGGCGGCGCTGTACGCGGCCAAGGCAAACGGCCGTAATCGAATCGATTGA
- a CDS encoding efflux RND transporter permease subunit, producing the protein MWITKISIRQPVFATMVMIGLMVLGLASYRGLGVESMPNVEIPFVAIEVQYPGASPEAVETDITRPLEDIVNTVRGVRTLRANSWEGKAGVYLEFELSTDMDRAMQDVRDKVGIVRPRFPKEAKDPFIVREEGDNAQPIVRLTLTSPTVDIRTLSTLADQVIVKRLQGVPGVGQVRSYGQAKREILISLKPAEMTAQGVGVNEVMRAIQDTNTNLPAGTITREANDRMVRVEGKLKHPREFNKIIVARRANGPVYLDQVADVVDGEAEERSLARINGKRGISLEITKVQDSNVVEVGEGVKAVVADMQKSLPAGVSLSIADAESDRVQNQLNNVKRTIVEGAVLTMIIVFFFLHSWRSTIITGLTLPISVLASFIAMKAFGFTLNFLTLMALSLCIGLLIDDAIVVRENIVRHLGFGKGHRKAAEDGTNEIGVAVMATTFAIVAVFVPVAFMDGIIGRFFLQFGITVTVAVLVSLFVSFTLDPMLSSVWHDPVQDRFKYLPWLGRLMEKIEHGIDRVHVWYGKVLALALDWRKTTLALTLAVFVGSLLLVPKIGGEMFPETDRGWIDMEFKVPVGSSLEYNASKVEQVEAALREFPEVDTVFSNIGADEGRHISYVNVKLTDVHKTHRRSQQALEKAIRARLASIPGITPSVGEKPIFIAILGTDEAKLDKVAHQLMDKMRNIRGVADLEYSQEGANPATLIRINNELASDLGLSTQQIGAALRPFVAGETVSYWLAPDGQNYDVNVQLPKSGRQRVADLADLSLASGNAGPDGRPLMVPLRQVVEFVPSFSPQVLKRQALMRRVAVMAGVEGRPGGDVDADVKKAMDSIEMPAGVRFDVGGNAKQMQETMTSAMVALGIAIVFIYLVLASQFGSFLQPVAIMMSLPLSLIGVLLALLVTGSTLNIFSVIGVIMLMGLVTKNAILLVDFTNHGQQAGQPQRDAIMAAGQVRLRPILMTTLAMIFGMLPMAIGMGEGGETQAPMGRAVIGGVITSTLLTLVVVPVAYTYLDNLGKRAKRWFGHAPDDAHEQPAKPELANAA; encoded by the coding sequence ATGTGGATCACGAAAATCAGTATCCGCCAGCCCGTCTTCGCGACGATGGTGATGATCGGCCTGATGGTGCTGGGCCTGGCCTCGTACCGCGGCCTGGGCGTGGAAAGCATGCCGAACGTGGAGATTCCGTTCGTCGCCATCGAGGTTCAGTACCCGGGCGCCTCGCCCGAGGCGGTGGAGACGGACATCACCCGCCCTCTGGAGGATATCGTCAACACCGTGCGCGGCGTGCGCACCTTGCGCGCCAACTCGTGGGAAGGCAAAGCCGGCGTCTACCTGGAGTTCGAGCTGTCCACCGACATGGACCGTGCCATGCAGGACGTGCGCGACAAGGTCGGCATCGTTCGTCCGCGCTTCCCCAAGGAGGCCAAGGACCCGTTCATCGTGCGCGAGGAAGGCGATAACGCGCAGCCCATCGTGCGGCTGACGCTGACCTCGCCCACGGTGGACATCCGCACGCTGTCCACCCTGGCCGACCAGGTCATCGTCAAGCGCCTGCAGGGCGTTCCCGGCGTGGGCCAGGTGCGCAGCTATGGCCAGGCCAAGCGCGAAATCCTCATCAGCCTGAAGCCGGCCGAGATGACGGCGCAGGGCGTGGGCGTCAACGAGGTGATGCGGGCGATCCAGGATACCAACACCAACCTCCCCGCCGGCACCATCACGCGCGAGGCGAACGACCGCATGGTGCGCGTGGAAGGCAAACTGAAACATCCGCGCGAATTCAACAAGATCATCGTTGCGCGCCGCGCCAATGGCCCCGTCTACCTGGACCAGGTAGCCGACGTTGTCGACGGCGAAGCCGAAGAGCGTTCGCTGGCACGCATCAACGGCAAGCGCGGCATCTCGCTGGAGATCACGAAGGTGCAGGACTCGAACGTGGTCGAGGTGGGTGAAGGCGTCAAGGCCGTCGTGGCCGATATGCAGAAGTCGCTGCCGGCCGGCGTGAGCCTGTCCATCGCGGACGCCGAATCGGACCGCGTGCAGAACCAGCTGAACAACGTCAAGCGCACCATCGTCGAAGGCGCGGTGCTGACGATGATCATCGTGTTCTTCTTCCTGCACTCGTGGCGCTCGACGATCATCACGGGCCTGACCTTGCCGATCTCGGTGCTGGCCAGCTTCATCGCCATGAAGGCATTCGGTTTTACCCTGAACTTCCTGACCCTGATGGCGCTGTCGCTGTGCATCGGCCTGCTGATCGACGACGCCATCGTCGTACGCGAAAACATCGTGCGCCACCTGGGCTTCGGCAAGGGCCACCGCAAGGCAGCCGAAGACGGCACCAACGAAATCGGCGTGGCCGTGATGGCGACGACGTTTGCCATCGTTGCCGTGTTCGTGCCGGTCGCGTTCATGGACGGCATCATCGGCCGCTTCTTCCTGCAGTTCGGGATTACCGTGACCGTGGCGGTGCTGGTGTCGCTGTTCGTCAGCTTCACGCTGGACCCGATGCTGTCGTCCGTCTGGCACGACCCCGTGCAGGACCGCTTCAAGTACCTGCCGTGGCTGGGCCGCCTGATGGAGAAGATCGAGCATGGCATCGACCGGGTGCACGTCTGGTACGGCAAGGTGCTGGCGCTGGCGCTGGACTGGCGCAAGACCACGCTGGCGCTGACGCTGGCCGTCTTCGTGGGCAGCCTCTTGCTGGTGCCGAAGATCGGCGGCGAGATGTTCCCGGAAACGGACCGCGGCTGGATCGACATGGAGTTCAAGGTGCCGGTGGGCTCCAGCCTGGAATACAACGCCAGCAAGGTGGAACAGGTGGAAGCCGCGCTGCGCGAATTTCCGGAAGTGGACACCGTGTTCAGCAATATCGGCGCGGACGAAGGCCGCCACATCTCCTACGTGAACGTCAAGCTGACGGACGTGCACAAGACACACCGCCGCTCGCAGCAGGCGCTGGAAAAGGCGATCCGCGCCAGGCTGGCGTCGATTCCGGGCATCACGCCGTCGGTCGGCGAGAAGCCCATCTTCATCGCCATCCTCGGCACCGACGAGGCAAAACTGGACAAGGTGGCGCACCAGCTGATGGACAAGATGCGCAACATCCGCGGCGTGGCCGACCTGGAATACAGCCAGGAAGGCGCCAACCCCGCCACGCTCATCCGCATCAACAACGAGCTGGCGAGCGACCTGGGACTGTCCACGCAGCAGATCGGCGCGGCGCTGCGGCCGTTCGTCGCAGGCGAAACGGTCAGCTACTGGCTGGCGCCGGATGGGCAGAATTACGACGTCAACGTGCAGCTGCCGAAGTCGGGCCGACAGCGCGTGGCGGATCTGGCCGACCTGTCGCTTGCATCGGGCAATGCGGGTCCGGACGGACGCCCGCTGATGGTGCCGCTGCGCCAGGTCGTCGAATTCGTGCCGTCGTTCAGCCCGCAGGTGCTGAAGCGCCAGGCGCTGATGCGGCGCGTGGCCGTGATGGCCGGCGTCGAGGGCCGCCCCGGCGGCGACGTCGACGCGGACGTGAAGAAAGCCATGGACTCGATCGAGATGCCGGCCGGCGTGCGCTTCGACGTGGGCGGCAATGCCAAGCAGATGCAGGAGACGATGACGAGTGCGATGGTCGCACTGGGCATTGCGATCGTCTTCATCTACCTCGTGCTGGCGTCGCAGTTCGGCAGCTTCCTGCAGCCGGTTGCCATCATGATGTCGCTGCCGCTGTCGCTGATCGGCGTGCTGCTGGCGCTGCTGGTGACGGGATCGACACTGAACATCTTCTCGGTCATCGGCGTCATCATGCTGATGGGGCTGGTCACGAAAAACGCGATCCTGCTGGTGGATTTCACCAATCACGGCCAGCAGGCCGGCCAGCCGCAGCGCGATGCCATCATGGCGGCCGGACAGGTGCGCCTGCGGCCGATCCTGATGACGACGCTGGCGATGATTTTCGGGATGCTGCCGATGGCGATCGGCATGGGCGAAGGCGGTGAGACGCAGGCGCCGATGGGCCGCGCCGTGATCGGCGGCGTGATCACGTCAACGCTGCTGACGCTGGTCGTGGTGCCGGTTGCTTATACGTACCTGGACAATCTGGGGAAACGGGCGAAGCGCTGGTTCGGTCATGCGCCCGATGATGCGCATGAGCAGCCGGCCAAGCCGGAGCTGGCCAACGCCGCGTAA
- a CDS encoding efflux RND transporter periplasmic adaptor subunit → MTTDALPISSRRRWRKPAIAVLVLAIAGGAYLALRPHPAPTPTPAAAQPAKPVVYELAATDVAVVTAGSLAVQLPLSGSLVPVSQATVKSKVSGVVQDASLREGMAVAAGQVLARIDQADLRARLTQQQAMLDEAQARLSMAQKNENNSRALLAQKYISQTAYDTNANAVDLARASVKAASAQLELARIALADSVIRAPIDGIVSKRHVQAGEKVAPDMAVYTIVSLAELTLEAQVPTSDIPRIKVGQEAAFRVDGFAGRTFAGKVARVNPTTEAGSRAMLVYITVSNGDGALRGGMFAKGSIVTERTAALPQVPVAAVHEENGRAIVHKVSAGKVVAQPVTLGLRNEDEGMAAVTDGLAHGEQVIVSRLDGVKPGASVKLPQATSITTAQDKKPAVKPPQG, encoded by the coding sequence ATGACCACCGACGCACTGCCCATTTCCTCCCGCCGGCGCTGGCGCAAGCCGGCCATCGCTGTCCTCGTGCTGGCCATTGCCGGCGGCGCATACCTGGCGCTGCGTCCGCACCCTGCCCCCACGCCAACGCCTGCGGCCGCGCAGCCAGCCAAACCGGTCGTCTACGAACTGGCGGCTACCGACGTCGCCGTCGTGACGGCCGGGTCGCTGGCGGTGCAGTTGCCGCTGTCCGGCTCCCTGGTGCCCGTCAGTCAGGCCACCGTCAAGTCCAAGGTGTCCGGCGTGGTGCAGGACGCCAGCCTGCGCGAAGGGATGGCCGTGGCGGCCGGACAGGTGCTGGCCCGGATCGACCAGGCCGACCTGCGCGCGCGCCTGACACAGCAGCAGGCCATGCTGGACGAAGCACAGGCGCGCCTGTCGATGGCGCAGAAGAACGAGAACAACAGCCGCGCGCTGCTGGCGCAGAAGTACATCTCGCAGACGGCCTACGACACCAACGCCAATGCCGTCGACCTGGCACGCGCCAGCGTCAAGGCGGCCTCCGCACAGCTGGAGCTGGCGCGCATCGCGCTGGCCGACAGCGTGATCCGCGCGCCCATCGACGGCATCGTCAGCAAGCGCCACGTGCAGGCCGGCGAGAAAGTCGCGCCCGACATGGCCGTCTACACGATCGTCAGCCTGGCCGAGCTGACGCTGGAAGCGCAGGTGCCGACGTCGGACATCCCGCGCATCAAGGTAGGCCAGGAGGCAGCGTTTCGCGTCGACGGTTTCGCGGGCCGCACGTTTGCCGGCAAGGTCGCCCGCGTCAACCCGACGACAGAGGCAGGGTCGCGCGCAATGCTGGTGTATATCACCGTGTCCAACGGCGACGGCGCCCTGCGCGGCGGCATGTTCGCCAAGGGCAGCATCGTCACGGAACGCACGGCCGCGTTGCCGCAGGTGCCGGTGGCGGCCGTGCACGAAGAAAATGGCCGCGCCATCGTCCACAAGGTCAGCGCCGGCAAGGTTGTGGCGCAGCCTGTCACGCTGGGACTGCGCAACGAAGATGAGGGCATGGCCGCCGTCACGGACGGCCTGGCCCATGGCGAACAGGTCATCGTCTCCAGGCTCGATGGCGTCAAGCCCGGTGCCAGCGTCAAGCTGCCGCAGGCGACCTCCATCACGACCGCGCAGGACAAGAAGCCGGCCGTCAAGCCGCCGCAGGGGTAA
- a CDS encoding endonuclease/exonuclease/phosphatase family protein, translating into MQQEIRFATFNVCNLAPPGAKLYDNLAPLSLDEYEAKAQWIARQLDELDADVIGFQEIFSQAALRDVLARTRKYRDATHAGFDPDPHATRLTPNVALVSRLPLAAPATMYASFPSDVPCDSGSPDSDRFARAPLHAQVVLPGEQVVDVIVVHLKSRRPDYRNGDNGEDPLQYAMASLRSLVWRGTEAVALRVLLSKMMRGTRRPCVVLGDFNDTADAVTTTIVLGNGGTYGGGASAEERRGRLYDSHRIQRSQDPLRHVAYTSIHEGRYSTIDHVLVSEEFNGESARAIGEVVDVSYFNDHLRLARPEASDHGQVLVRLRLY; encoded by the coding sequence ATGCAGCAAGAAATTCGCTTTGCCACCTTCAATGTCTGCAATCTGGCGCCACCGGGCGCGAAATTGTACGACAACCTCGCCCCTCTGAGCCTTGATGAATACGAGGCGAAAGCCCAATGGATCGCTCGCCAGCTCGATGAACTCGATGCGGACGTGATCGGCTTTCAGGAGATTTTTTCGCAGGCGGCATTGCGCGACGTGCTGGCACGCACACGCAAATACCGCGACGCCACCCACGCCGGTTTCGATCCCGATCCGCATGCCACGCGCCTGACGCCGAACGTCGCGCTGGTCTCGCGCCTGCCGCTGGCGGCGCCGGCGACGATGTATGCCAGCTTCCCTTCCGACGTGCCGTGCGACTCCGGCAGCCCGGACTCCGACCGCTTCGCCCGCGCGCCGCTGCATGCGCAGGTCGTGCTGCCGGGCGAGCAGGTTGTCGACGTCATCGTCGTCCACCTGAAGTCGCGCCGGCCCGATTACCGCAATGGCGACAACGGCGAGGACCCGCTGCAGTATGCGATGGCCAGCCTGCGCTCCCTGGTGTGGCGCGGCACGGAGGCAGTAGCGCTGCGCGTGCTGCTCTCAAAAATGATGCGCGGGACGCGCCGGCCGTGCGTGGTCCTGGGCGACTTCAACGACACGGCCGATGCCGTGACGACGACGATCGTGCTGGGCAACGGCGGCACCTACGGTGGTGGCGCCAGTGCCGAGGAGCGGCGCGGCCGGCTGTACGACAGCCACCGCATCCAGCGCAGCCAGGACCCGCTGCGCCACGTGGCCTACACCAGCATCCACGAGGGCCGCTATTCGACCATCGATCACGTCCTCGTATCGGAGGAATTCAACGGCGAGTCGGCGCGCGCCATCGGCGAGGTGGTGGACGTCAGCTATTTCAACGATCACCTGCGGCTGGCGCGCCCGGAGGCGTCCGACCACGGCCAGGTGCTGGTGCGGCTGCGCCTTTACTGA
- a CDS encoding DsbA family oxidoreductase, giving the protein MVTPVRIDFVSDVSCPWCVIGLRSLETALERIGPELAPEFHFQPFELNPGMGREGQDITEHITEKYGSTPEQQEQSRAMIRQRGADVGFTFAMDKRSRIYNTFDAHRLLHWAEETGRQKDLKHALFEAYFTNGEDPSSHDTLLRAAEKVGLDLIAAQDVLESDRFAEEVRTLESFWQQHGINSVPAVIVNQRHLISGGQPPELFEQALRQIVAEQAEN; this is encoded by the coding sequence ATGGTTACTCCCGTCCGCATCGATTTCGTTTCCGACGTTTCCTGCCCGTGGTGCGTCATCGGCCTGCGCTCGCTGGAGACGGCACTGGAGCGCATCGGTCCCGAGCTCGCCCCCGAATTCCACTTCCAGCCCTTCGAACTGAACCCCGGGATGGGGCGCGAAGGGCAGGACATCACGGAACACATCACCGAAAAATACGGCAGCACGCCGGAACAGCAGGAGCAGTCGCGCGCCATGATCCGCCAGCGCGGTGCGGACGTGGGCTTCACGTTCGCCATGGACAAGCGCAGCCGCATCTACAACACGTTCGATGCGCACCGCCTGCTGCACTGGGCCGAGGAGACGGGGCGCCAGAAGGACCTCAAGCACGCCCTGTTCGAAGCGTATTTCACCAATGGCGAAGACCCGAGCTCGCACGACACGCTGCTGCGGGCTGCCGAGAAGGTCGGTCTCGACCTGATCGCGGCCCAGGACGTGCTGGAGTCCGACCGCTTTGCCGAAGAGGTGCGCACGCTGGAGAGCTTCTGGCAGCAGCACGGCATCAACTCGGTGCCGGCCGTGATCGTCAACCAGCGCCACCTGATCTCCGGCGGCCAGCCGCCCGAACTGTTCGAGCAGGCGCTGCGCCAGATCGTCGCCGAGCAAGCGGAGAATTAA